A stretch of DNA from Rhodococcus sp. NBC_00297:
GATCCGTGATTGAACGACCCGAGCAGCCGACGCTTGCCGTTCATCGTCAGGTATCGGGCGGCCCACACCACAGGAGACCCCACGTCGACGGTGAAGACGGCGTCGTCGTCTGCCAGCTCGTTTGCCATGCGGGCCAGATACTCCGGCCGGATGGGTGTGCGGTGTCGGTCGTCCACGGCGAACGAATCGAGATTTTTGCGTGTCTTGCGGTAGTGCTTGACCGATGTGTCCAGATGCTTGCTGTCCGCCCTGGCGTGGATACGGGGGAGCAGAGCGTCCACGGTGTCGGCGACGGTACCCACCAAGCCGACGTCCAGGGTCGCTCTGCGGCCCAGATTCTGGCCGCGGATGTCAACCTGGATGATCTTCGCGTCGTCGGGGTAGAAGTTGCGGTACGGAAAGTCGGTGCCCAGCATGAGAAGAACGTCGGCATGCGAGATCGCGCGGTACCCCGAGGCGAAGCCGAGCAGCCCCGTCATCCCCACGTCGTAGGGATTGTCGTATTCGACGTGCTCCTTGCCGCGCAGTGCGTGCACGACAGGAGCCTGCAGCGCGCCGGCGATCTCGAGCAGTTGTCGATGCGCACCCGCCACACCGGCGCCGGCCAGAATGGTGATGTTGTCGGACGAGTTCAAGATCGACGCCGCCTCGTCGAGCGAGGCATCGTCGGGACGCACGTGGGACGTGGTCGCGCGGATGGCCGGGGTGGCCTTTCTCTGTTCGGCATGCGCCAGCAGCACTTCGCCCGGGACGACGACCACTGCGACACCGCGTTCCTCGATCGCCGCCCGCATCGCCATCGCGAACACGTGTTCCGCCATCTCCGGGTCACTGACCAGCTCGCAGTAGACACTGCATTCCTGAAAGAGGTTCTGGGGGTGAGTTTCCTGGAAGTACTGCGATCCGATCTCGCTGCGCGGGATGTGCGCCGCGATCGCGAGCACGGGGACACGGCTGCGGTGCGCGTCGAACAGCCCGTTGATCAGGTGGAGATTGCCGGGACCACAACTGCCGGCGCACACCGCGAGTTCGCCGGTGATCGCCGCGTCACCGGCTGCGGCGAAGGCGGCAGTCTCCTCGTTGCGGACGTGCTGCCACGTCATGCCGTCGTTCCGGCGGATCGCGTCGGTGAAGCCGTTCAACGAATCGCCCGGAAGACCGTAGACGTGGGTCACGCCGCTCTCGGTCAGGGTCTGCACGAAATGGTCTGCCACGGTCGCCATGGCGAACAGTATGCGCCGGATCCGCACCGGAAGCGTCGTGGAACGAGTGACCGATCGTCCTGGCTCGGACACTCGTGGAGATCGGTGAGGACCGGCGAAAGCGCTGTGGGCGAATACTGCAGCAGGTGCCCGGGCGAGCTCTGGGGACAGCCGGGCCTATGTCGTCCCGGGGAGCGTCAGAATGGATCCATGCAGAGAAAGACGACGAGCGGAAGGCGGTGAGCAGCATGACGAACGACGCGCCGACCGATCGTGGGCCCGTGTTCGACGGTGTCCGCATCGGTAGGCCTGCGACGGGCGCGTTGATCGACGCCGGGTATCGCACGGTGCTCGACCTTCCGGCGGACCTCGCGGTGTTGTCCGCGCTGCACGGAGTGGGGCCGTCGGCGATCAGGCGGTTGGCCGAGGCGCGCGACGATCGGCGTTGACGGGAACGATCCCTTCCACCTCCAAGGTATAGCGCACGGTGGGGCTTGCGGCAAGCCCCCGCGGTCGGCGCAGAATGGCTCGCTCGATGCCATGACCTGCACGTTTCCCCGATCGGAGCCGACCTGTGGACACCGTGTTCGCCCTGCCCCCGCACCGCCGAGCCAAGGCCGACCCCGCCTCGATCGCGGCGGATGATCGACATCTCGCCAGAATCGACGCGGCCCTGCGTCGGTCCCTCGCGGATCTCGAACGACGCCTCGCCCGGACTCGCGCCGCCCCTGGCCGATCCGGCCAGGACGCGATGGAACGCGACCTGGAGACACATCGACTCACCGCTGAGATCCGCGCAGTGCGTCGTGTCGGGCGGGACATGTGTCTCGGGCGACTCGTGCCGGCGGACGGAACGGAGCCGGTGTACGTCGGGCGGCGCGGACTCCTCGACGAGGCCGGTCATCCTCTGCTCGTCGACTGGCGCTCACCAGCAGCAGCACCGTTCTTCGCCGCGACCCCGGCACGTCCGATGGGTGCTGCCTGGCGGCGTCGTTACCGGTGGACCGGAGGACGAGTGAGCGATTACTGGGACGAGGTGTTCACCGCTGAGATCCCCGACGGCGCCGTGGCATTGGACGATCGGTCGGCCTTCGTCGCCGATCTCGGGGCGGCGCGGTCGTCCCGCATGCGCGACGTGCTGGGCACCATCGCAGCGGACCAGGATGCGATCGTCCGCGCCCCGTCCAGAGGAGTGCGTGTGGTGGACGGCGGCCCCGGAACGGGAAAGAGCGTGGTCGCGCTGCACCGTGCGGCCTACCTTCTGTATGCGGATCCGCAGGTCGGGCACCACCGCGGCGGGGTCTTGGTGATCGGACCGCACGGGCCCTACCTGTCGTACGTCGCCGACGTGCTTCCTGATCTCGGAGAGGACGGCGTCCTGGTGTGCCTGCTCGACGAGATGGTTCCCGAGGGCCGGAATGCAGTAGCGGAGGCCTCACCACGCGCCGCCGCGGTGAAAGGCTCCGCGTCGATGACGGAGATGATCGATCGCGCGATCCGCTTCTACGAGACTCCGCCCGCGAACGACATGGTCGTCGAGACCGAGTGGGGTGCAGTGCTGCTCCGGGCAGCCGACTGGGCGGAAGCCTTCACGGCACCCGACGCGGAGACTCCGCACAACGATGCGAGAGAGGAGATCTGGGCGGCGCTGAGCGACATCGTCGTCGACCGCCTCGCCGGCGACGTGTCGGCCGCCGAGCTGACGTCGTCGCTGCGGGCGATCGACGAGCTTCGCGACAGCGTCGAGTCGTCGTGGACGGTGATCGATGCTCCCGATCTCGTCGCCGACCTCTGGGCCGTGCCGGCATACCTACGCCAGTGCGCGCCCTGGTTGGACGAGGACGACAGGGC
This window harbors:
- a CDS encoding helix-hairpin-helix domain-containing protein, with amino-acid sequence MTNDAPTDRGPVFDGVRIGRPATGALIDAGYRTVLDLPADLAVLSALHGVGPSAIRRLAEARDDRR
- the helR gene encoding RNA polymerase recycling motor ATPase HelR; this translates as MDTVFALPPHRRAKADPASIAADDRHLARIDAALRRSLADLERRLARTRAAPGRSGQDAMERDLETHRLTAEIRAVRRVGRDMCLGRLVPADGTEPVYVGRRGLLDEAGHPLLVDWRSPAAAPFFAATPARPMGAAWRRRYRWTGGRVSDYWDEVFTAEIPDGAVALDDRSAFVADLGAARSSRMRDVLGTIAADQDAIVRAPSRGVRVVDGGPGTGKSVVALHRAAYLLYADPQVGHHRGGVLVIGPHGPYLSYVADVLPDLGEDGVLVCLLDEMVPEGRNAVAEASPRAAAVKGSASMTEMIDRAIRFYETPPANDMVVETEWGAVLLRAADWAEAFTAPDAETPHNDAREEIWAALSDIVVDRLAGDVSAAELTSSLRAIDELRDSVESSWTVIDAPDLVADLWAVPAYLRQCAPWLDEDDRAAVRRDLGAPWTTADLPLLDVARRRLGDPRATTMRVRRARTIASERARRRAVVDDLVESDDSELRVMSMLRGDDLQNMLDYNEFPTGEPDRLAGPFSHVVVDEAQELTDAQWQMIRARCPSGSLTVVGDRAQAHSGFPESWEARLARVGFTDVAVSTLDVNYRTPAEIMAAAEPVIKAVLPDANVPRSVRSTGVVVRHAGVDDLDAILDEWAAAGEGVACVIGMPARPDTERIRSLSARSVKGLEFDLVVLVEGPGVDSAVDRYVAMTRATRQLVVLS